In Gemmata obscuriglobus, a single genomic region encodes these proteins:
- a CDS encoding alpha-amylase family protein, with the protein MPEPLPDRREFIAAAATGALVSSAAPADRKPVSGWGAAVMPQPFEKGAFRAVEPPAWVRDTVGVGYTLSVMSPAQRKEAAGWGVTLSEVGFVDPLYAYYDSKLLKRRSPHVPLDRVKKDIEEYQKLGVRILGVYPPTLQGEVWELHPDWRRVATDTDQVPEVDLKKFAHGGMLCPLGPYGDFFIDVLCEIATQFPAVSAFSFDGLHHAGGCYCKHCRANYTSDTGGPIPKRDMQSEAFRKYLHWADRRLEALVQRMQERLKALNPDIALVTWTTNAGRFGHLLDIPRNMPARLNLLFDAPDQEFWMDETNRGSSVVPAFGAAYVWAVTNHRTAFAEPYLMSRGNPYGKDSFPAHEVERRVLLALTHGAGPSLAVLQPERLKPAVKNSLAALTERKPWLTHNRPEPWAALLVSDNTRVFYGRSSGQVEERYLANVFGFFRAALEEHLPVTLINDWNLTPGDLAPYKVLVLPNAACLSDAQCAAVAQFVERGGGVVASLDTGLCDEFGTPRKTPALANVLGVTHQGIAVAGKGDDRLDENFARTLPPEYWAKRKGVWDFKRGADSPLLATERLDALIGAEFVTFKGPVVRTEPLPGSTVHATVRPKDSSKGEPLPAIVSRTAATGKAVYFAAGIDAAHYLSSYPYYRATLARALRWAAAAAPPVEVTAPMCVHATTVRQSRDGERLVVHLFNDVSTTAGHGHPAEEVPLREETIPIHDIEVTLRGYRVKQVRQEPGARVLPFKQRGEETTFAVPKLEIHTMAVVELG; encoded by the coding sequence GTGCCCGAACCCCTTCCTGATCGCCGCGAGTTCATTGCCGCTGCCGCAACCGGCGCCCTTGTGTCATCGGCCGCTCCAGCGGACCGTAAGCCGGTGTCCGGTTGGGGAGCGGCCGTCATGCCGCAGCCGTTCGAGAAGGGCGCGTTCCGCGCGGTCGAACCGCCCGCGTGGGTGCGGGACACCGTCGGCGTCGGGTACACGCTGTCGGTCATGAGCCCCGCCCAGCGAAAGGAAGCCGCCGGGTGGGGCGTGACGCTCAGCGAAGTGGGCTTCGTGGACCCACTGTACGCCTACTACGACAGCAAGCTGTTGAAGCGGCGCAGCCCGCACGTTCCGCTCGATCGAGTGAAAAAGGACATTGAGGAGTACCAGAAGCTCGGCGTGCGCATCCTCGGCGTGTACCCGCCCACGCTTCAGGGTGAGGTGTGGGAACTGCACCCGGACTGGCGCCGCGTCGCCACCGACACGGACCAGGTGCCCGAAGTCGATCTGAAGAAGTTCGCGCACGGCGGGATGCTCTGCCCGCTCGGGCCATACGGCGACTTCTTCATTGATGTGCTGTGCGAGATCGCCACGCAGTTCCCGGCGGTGAGCGCGTTCAGTTTCGACGGGCTGCACCACGCCGGCGGGTGCTACTGCAAGCACTGCCGCGCGAACTACACGTCCGACACCGGCGGGCCGATCCCGAAGCGCGACATGCAGAGCGAGGCGTTCCGCAAGTACCTGCACTGGGCGGACCGGCGGCTCGAAGCCCTCGTCCAGCGGATGCAAGAGCGGCTCAAAGCGCTCAACCCCGACATCGCACTCGTCACCTGGACCACCAACGCCGGGCGGTTCGGGCACCTGCTCGACATCCCGCGCAACATGCCGGCCCGGCTGAACCTCCTGTTCGACGCCCCGGACCAGGAGTTCTGGATGGACGAGACGAACCGCGGGTCGAGCGTGGTGCCCGCGTTCGGCGCGGCCTACGTGTGGGCGGTAACGAACCACCGGACGGCCTTCGCCGAGCCGTACCTGATGAGCCGCGGGAACCCTTACGGTAAGGACAGCTTCCCGGCCCACGAGGTCGAGCGGCGGGTGCTGCTCGCGCTCACCCACGGGGCCGGCCCGAGTCTCGCGGTGCTCCAACCCGAGCGCCTCAAACCCGCCGTGAAGAACAGCCTGGCCGCGTTGACGGAGCGGAAGCCGTGGCTCACCCACAATCGCCCCGAGCCGTGGGCCGCGCTCCTGGTGAGCGACAACACCCGCGTGTTTTACGGCCGCAGCAGCGGCCAGGTGGAGGAGCGGTACCTCGCGAACGTGTTCGGGTTCTTCCGGGCGGCGTTGGAAGAGCACCTGCCGGTCACCCTCATCAACGACTGGAACCTGACGCCCGGGGATCTGGCACCGTACAAGGTGCTGGTGCTGCCCAACGCGGCCTGCCTGAGCGACGCGCAGTGCGCGGCGGTCGCGCAGTTCGTCGAGCGCGGCGGCGGGGTCGTGGCGAGCCTGGACACCGGGCTGTGCGACGAGTTCGGCACCCCGCGTAAAACGCCCGCGCTCGCAAACGTCCTGGGCGTCACCCACCAAGGAATCGCGGTGGCCGGAAAGGGGGACGACAGGCTCGACGAGAACTTCGCGCGAACGCTCCCTCCCGAGTACTGGGCGAAGCGCAAAGGCGTTTGGGACTTCAAGCGCGGCGCCGACTCGCCGCTGCTGGCGACCGAACGACTGGACGCGCTGATCGGGGCCGAGTTCGTCACGTTCAAAGGCCCGGTCGTCCGCACCGAGCCGCTCCCCGGGAGCACCGTCCATGCGACCGTGCGCCCGAAGGACAGTTCGAAAGGCGAACCGTTGCCGGCGATCGTGTCTCGCACAGCCGCGACCGGGAAGGCGGTCTACTTCGCGGCCGGGATCGACGCGGCCCATTACCTGTCGTCGTATCCGTACTACCGCGCCACACTCGCCCGGGCGCTGCGCTGGGCGGCGGCGGCGGCACCGCCGGTCGAGGTGACGGCGCCGATGTGCGTGCACGCGACCACGGTGCGACAGAGCCGGGACGGCGAGCGGCTCGTGGTTCACCTGTTCAACGACGTGAGCACGACCGCGGGGCACGGGCACCCGGCCGAGGAAGTGCCGCTCCGCGAGGAGACGATCCCGATTCACGACATTGAGGTCACGTTGCGGGGGTACCGCGTGAAGCAGGTGCGCCAGGAACCCGGCGCGCGCGTACTGCCGTTCAAGCAGCGCGGCGAGGAGACGACGTTCGCGGTCCCGAAGCTCGAAATCCACACGATGGCCGTGGTGGAGCTGGGGTAG
- a CDS encoding prenyltransferase/squalene oxidase repeat-containing protein: protein MRRFFFSFVLTGSLAGAFAAPAGTQPPQADSAPGVAPKDNVKMDDATKKAVDKALKYLAGRQEADGAWASGNTAITGFVLLAFMANGHMPDQGDYGRHVAKGVGHLCSAARADGYLVGARGGNMYCHGMATLALTQAYGMTGDENVKKVTKRAIDLIVRTQNNEGGWRYDPSPTGADISVTIMQVMALRGAKDAGIHVPDKVMRDALKYVNRCYDKKTGGYKYQPFSAGAGYARTAAGVCVLQLCGEYDADEIKKAVEFLTKTGDDQGHFWYGHYYACHAMNQVGGELWEKYYKRMRDQLLAPGFQKGTGEWHDIYREAAYGPTYQTAIAVLILSVPTHYLPIYQK from the coding sequence ATGCGCCGCTTCTTCTTCTCGTTCGTCCTGACGGGCTCGCTCGCGGGCGCGTTCGCCGCCCCCGCGGGCACGCAACCGCCGCAGGCCGACAGCGCGCCCGGCGTTGCCCCGAAGGACAACGTGAAGATGGACGACGCGACCAAGAAGGCCGTCGATAAGGCACTCAAGTACCTCGCCGGCCGGCAGGAGGCCGACGGCGCCTGGGCCAGCGGCAACACCGCCATCACCGGGTTCGTGCTGCTGGCGTTCATGGCGAACGGCCACATGCCGGACCAGGGCGATTACGGCCGGCACGTCGCGAAGGGCGTCGGCCACCTGTGCTCCGCCGCCCGCGCCGACGGCTACCTCGTCGGCGCCCGCGGCGGCAACATGTACTGCCACGGGATGGCGACCCTGGCCCTCACGCAGGCCTACGGAATGACCGGCGACGAGAACGTGAAGAAGGTCACCAAGCGGGCCATCGACCTGATCGTCAGGACGCAGAACAACGAGGGCGGCTGGCGGTACGACCCGTCCCCGACCGGTGCGGACATCTCGGTCACCATCATGCAGGTCATGGCGCTGCGCGGCGCGAAGGACGCCGGCATCCACGTGCCGGACAAGGTGATGCGAGACGCCCTGAAGTACGTGAACCGGTGCTACGACAAAAAAACCGGCGGGTACAAGTACCAGCCGTTCTCCGCGGGCGCCGGGTACGCGCGAACCGCGGCCGGGGTGTGCGTGCTCCAGCTCTGCGGCGAGTACGACGCGGACGAGATCAAGAAGGCGGTCGAATTCCTGACCAAGACGGGCGACGACCAGGGGCACTTCTGGTACGGGCACTACTACGCGTGCCACGCGATGAACCAGGTCGGCGGGGAGCTGTGGGAGAAGTACTACAAGCGGATGCGGGACCAGTTGCTCGCCCCGGGCTTTCAGAAGGGCACCGGCGAGTGGCACGACATCTACCGCGAGGCGGCCTACGGTCCGACCTACCAGACCGCTATTGCGGTGCTGATCCTCAGCGTCCCGACGCACTACCTGCCGATCTACCAGAAGTGA